The following are from one region of the Sardina pilchardus chromosome 4, fSarPil1.1, whole genome shotgun sequence genome:
- the LOC134078918 gene encoding uncharacterized protein LOC134078918, with translation MGSKTVVGILFLLANTLAPRLERKVYYGAKYGSIVLSVQLPDGTIVSSIGWKHNENIAADWDKGDKAPVFYGIFNSTSTTCTLDVNTGALTISNLHQQFAGEYLAKVNDVPTQSLRLAVVDAVPVRGMKGQSITLKPDVPNVDVQSVQWTLNSTVIAHWDGGESETLNETMVLDSETFSLTISDLQQTHSGLYTFTDGFRTLSYLLTVRDTNKNKNKNISEKDSGTALR, from the exons ATGGGCTCAAAAACTGTTGTTGGTATTCTCTTCCTTCTGGCCAACACCCTGGCACCTCGACTAG AGAGAAAAGTGTACTATGGGGCAAAATATGGCTCCATTGTGTTATCAGTGCAGCTACCTGATGGAACGATTGTGAGCTCCATTGGCTGGAAACACAACGAGAATATAGCTGCAGACTGGGATAAAGGAGACAAGGCACCAGTTTTCTATGGCATCTTTAACTCTACTTCAACTACCTGTACACTGGATGTGAACACCGGGGCCCTGACCATCTCAAACCTGCATCAACAATTTGCAGGGGAGTATTTAGCTAAGGTTAATGATGTCCCAACTCAAAGTCTGAGGCTGGCTGTAGTCG ATGCTGTGCCTGTGCGTGGGATGAAAGGACAGTCCATCACTTTGAAACCAGACGTACCAAATGTAGATGTGCAGAGTGTTCAGTGGACACTCAACAGCACAGTCATTGCTCATTGGGATGGAGGGGAGTCAGAGACTCTCAATGAGACCATGGTGCTGGACAGTGAAACTTTTTCTTTAACCATCTCAGATCTTCAGCAAACTCACAGTGGCTTATATACATTTACAGATGGCTTTAGGACTCTTTCTTATCTACTTACTGTTAGAG ATACtaacaagaacaagaacaagaacatcTCAGAGAAGGACTCAG GAACAGCCCTCAGGTAA